In Phyllopteryx taeniolatus isolate TA_2022b chromosome 1, UOR_Ptae_1.2, whole genome shotgun sequence, the following proteins share a genomic window:
- the LOC133488449 gene encoding L-rhamnose-binding lectin SML-like, whose amino-acid sequence MLHVKLTVIAFLATVWCVTSRPDTHFSVACPGENNILECAENHFILIEEMTYGKASTVNCADTNKPTTVSDGVCIHPLMRGWIRFICDGLQRCRLPKPNSQMFVCDKADNFVQIKYKCHKRLPAVKKVVACEKETAHLKCEHSKDLMIIQAKYGRFDENLCSKTPSMMTFCSSMSAQMIVQEECNGMNECSITADESLGVPHHCDDTPKYLIVDYECL is encoded by the exons ATGCTCCATGTAAAGTTGACTGTCATTGCCT TCCTGGCTACAGTTTGGTGCGTCACATCACGACCAG ATACTCACTTCAGTGTCGCATGTCCTGGTGAAAACAACATTCTGGAATGTG CCGAAAATCACTTCATCTTGATTGAAGAAATGACGTATGGTAAAGCCAGTACTGTCAACtgtgcagacacaaacaaacccACTACAGTCTCGGATGGTGTCTGCATCCATCCGCTCATGAGAGGATGGATCCGGTTTAT CTGTGATGGTCTGCAGCGCTGCCGTCTGCCAAAgccaaacagtcaaatgtttgtgtgtgacaaaGCAGACAACTTTGTTCAGATCAAATATAAGTGCCACAAACGACTGCCCG CTGTGAAGAAAGTTGTCGCCTGTGAAAAAGAAACAGCACATCTCAAATGCG AGCATTCAAAGGACCTCATGATTATCCAAGCTAAATATGGACGCTTTGATGAAAATCTCTGCTCTAAAACTCCTTCAATGATGACTTTCTGCTCGAGCATGTCAGCCCAGATGATTGTTCAAGAAGA GTGTAACGGTATGAATGAGtgcagcatcactgcagacgaaTCCCTGGGGGTTCCGCATCACTGTGATGACACTCCCAAGTACCTCATTGTGGACTATGAGTGTCTGTAA
- the inha gene encoding inhibin alpha chain has translation MLSCVVLLLGPWWINFLIHTYRAEELSREEVLLWFQHRILDGLELQGPPHVPQGPNEERMTPIPRWVPGTSQRVWADHQSQLSQETPEIILFPRSDSSCGRSDSPEQNSFTYYFQPSADYQLLMSAHFWFYAGRGVTANSSATLFILTLDGQLLQGADALSKSSPDGWTTYILDQDLSAPVLGGPSLLRVHCFNCQCHNEEPDKIAFLHLHAQPGTARSPRSVPDPIPWSASAFNLLQRPSQEKIQHNDCGRAEIQISFQELGWNYWIIHPKVLTFYYCHGNCSASKQTSTILGITQCCAPVPGTMRSLHITTTSDGGYSFKHETLPNIIPEECTCI, from the exons ATGCTGTCCTGTGTTGTGCTTCTCTTGGGCCCTTGGTGGATCAATTTCTTGATACATACCTACCGGGCAGAGGAGCTTTCAAGAGAGGAGGTTTTGTTGTGGTTCCAACACCGCATTCTAGATGGTTTGGAGCTGCAGGGACCACCACATGTCCCACAGGGGCCCAATGAAGAGAGAATGACACCAATCCCTCGATGGGTCCCTGGAACCAGTCAGAGAGTGTGGGCAGATCACCAAAGCCAACTGAGCCAGGAAACACCTGAGATCATTCTCTTCCCCAGATCTG ACTCATCCTGCGGCAGATCTGACTCGCCTGAACAGAACAGCTTCACATATTACTTCCAGCCATCTGCAGACTACCAGCTGCTGATGTCGGCCCATTTCTGGTTCTATGCTGGCAGAGGAGTCACAGCCAACTCCTCAGCCACGCTCTTTATCCTCACATTAGACGGGCAGCTTCTCCAGGGGGCAGATGCTCTGTCCAAGAGCAGCCCAGATGGATGGACAACCTACATCCTGGACCAGGACCTGTCGGCCCCGGTGCTTGGAGGGCCTTCCCTGCTTCGAGTGCACTGTTTTAACTGTCAGTGTCACAATGAGGAGCCAGATAAGATTGCTTTTCTTCACCTGCACGCTCAACCAGGGACGGCACGCTCACCGAGGAGCGTACCAGACCCCATCCCATGGTCCGCCTCGGCCTTTAATCTCCTCCAACGACCCTCACAGGAGAAGATACAGCACAATGACTGCGGCCGAGCTGAAATCCAGATCAGCTTCCAGGAGCTGGGCTGGAATTATTGGATCATCCACCCTAAGGTGCTGACCTTCTACTACTGCCATGGCAATTGCTCAGCCTCAAAGCAAACAAGTACCATTCTTGGGATCACGCAGTGTTGCGCCCCTGTCCCTGGAACCATGAGGTCACTGCACATCACCACCACATCTGATGGCGGCTACTCCTTTAAGCATGAGACGTTGCCCAATATCATTCCAGAAGAATGTACCTGTATCTAA
- the LOC133479959 gene encoding gap junction gamma-1 protein-like, translated as MSWSFLTRLLDEISNHSTFVGKIWLTVFIIFRIVLTAVGGETIYYDEQSKFVCNTQQPGCENVCYDAFAPLSHVRFWIFQVIMITTPTIMYLGFAMHKIARMEDSDYQPLRKKKRVPIISRGAVRDYEEAEDNGEEDPMVAEEIEQEKPDKGEKSPQEKKHDGRRRILRDGLMRVYICQLLWRSAFEVGFLCGQYILYGFEVIPFYECTRSPCPHKVDCFVSRPTEKTIFLLIMYVVSFLCLILTVFEIMHLGVGSIRDTFRRRATLRSHTPSSLHAIATAPPGYHAAVKKGAKGELRMSPTGDSGMDSFGDAGNSSRDLERLRRHLKLAQQHLGLAYHTEEGSPSRSSSPEVHAVAQTPAEQNRLNFAQEKQGDASQKGIRA; from the exons ATGAGTTGGAGTTTCCTCACACGTCTGCTGGACGAGATTTCTAACCACTCCACCTTTGTGGGGAAGATCTGGCTGACGGTGTTCATCATCTTCCGCATCGTCCTGACAGCAGTTGGCGGAGAGACGATCTACTACGATGAGCAGAGCAAGTTTGTCTGCAACACACAGCAGCCGGGTTGTGAGAACGTGTGCTACGACGCCTTTGCGCCGCTCTCACACGTCCGATTCTGGATATTTCAG GTAATTATGATCACCACTCCAACCATTATGTACTTGGGATTCGCCATGCACAAGATCGCCCGCATGGAAGACTCGGACTACCAGCCGCTACGCAAAAAGAAGAGGGTGCCCATCATCAGCCGTGGTGCAGTTCGGGACTATGAGGAGGCTGAGGACAACGGCGAGGAAGACCCAATGGTCGCTGAGGAAATCGAACAGGAGAAGCCAGACAAGGGGGAGAAAA GCCCGCAGGAGAAGAAACATGATGGACGGCGGAGGATCCTGCGAGACGGCCTGATGAGAGTCTACATATGCCAGCTTCTGTGGCGCTCAGCCTTTGAAGTCGGCTTCCTTTGTGGCCAGTACATCTTGTATGGCTTTGAGGTTATCCCTTTTTACGAGTGCACTCGCTCGCCGTGCCCGCACAAAGTGGACTGCTTTGTGTCTCGGCCTACTGAAAAGACCATCTTCTTGCTGATCATGTACGTGGTGTCTTTCCTCTGCCTGATCCTCACTGTCTTCGAAATCATGCACTTGGGCGTCGGCAGTATCCGTGACACATTCCGCAGGCGGGCCACCCTCAGATCACATACGCCCTCTTCCTTGCATGCCATAGCCACTGCACCACCAGGTTATCACGCTGCTGTAAAAAAGGGAGCCAAGGGGGAGCTGAGAATGTCACCAACAGGTGACTCCGGCATGGACAGTTTTGGTGACGCGGGCAACTCTTCCCGTGACCTGGAGCGATTACGTAGGCACTTGAAGCTGGCACAGCAGCACCTGGGCCTGGCCTACCACACAGAGGAAGGAAGTCCCTCACGCAGCAGCAGCCCAGAGGTTCACGCTGTGGCACAAACGCCAGCCGAGCAGAACCGCCTCAATTTTGCCCAAGAGAAGCAGGGAGATGCCAGTCAAAAAG GAATACGTGCCTGA